The Temnothorax longispinosus isolate EJ_2023e chromosome 7, Tlon_JGU_v1, whole genome shotgun sequence genome contains a region encoding:
- the LOC139816719 gene encoding glutaminyl-peptide cyclotransferase, which yields MIALCIFFLAVVVSPHAAERDRPREVSLAREKYYHVPGSLTNEQVATLSGLTNVTHMNEVLDNICVVRIVGTAEHATVKEYIKRSMGNLGWTVESDLFKANTPVFGELEFENIIAKLNPNAKRYLALACHHDSKYTRERDFIGATDSAVPCAQLINLATVMSEYLTKQQDVSLMFIFFDGEEAFEEWGPNDSIYGAKHLAKQWHNRRTSYGEGIDFSELDKIDILVLLDLIGAPDPTFYNYFRNTEKWYSLLVSIEKKLAQMRKFESYSYGKPEQRYFQPYSFEAHIEDDHIPFLRKDVPILHIIPTPFPPFWHKSGDNRHNIDLKTTENINKILRIFVASYLHLSTV from the exons ATGATCGcgctatgtatatttttcctGGCCGTCGTCGTGTCACCGCACGCGGCCGAGCGAGATCGCCCGAGGGAGGTGTCCCTCGCAAGGGAGAAA TACTATCACGTGCCCGGCTCGCTGACGAACGAACAGGTCGCCACGTTGTCTGGTCTCACGAACGTCACCCACATGAATGAGGTCTTGGATAACATATGCGTGGTGAGGATCGTGGGGACCGCCGAGCACGCGACGGTAAAGGAG TATATCAAGAGGTCAATGGGAAATCTGGGTTGGACAGTGGAATCGGATTTATTCAAAGCTAACACGCCTGTATTTGGCGAGCTGGAGTTCGAAAACATAATAGCAAAATTAAATCCTAATGCAAAAAGATATCTGGCGCTGGCTTGCCATCACGATTCGAAATATACAAGAGAGAGGGACTTTATTGGAGCCACGGACAGTGCTGTGCCATGCGCTCAACTAATTAATTTGGCAACTGTCATGAGTGAATATTTGACTAAACAA CAGGATGTCAGCCTGATGTTTATCTTCTTCGATGGGGAAGAAGCGTTCGAGGAATGGGGTCCGAACGATTCGATTTACGGTGCTAAACACTTGGCTAAACAATGGCACAATAGAAGGACCTCTTACGGAGAAGGAATCGATTTCTCTGAATTAGATAAAATA GACATATTGGTCCTCCTCGACTTGATAGGCGCGCCTGACCCGACTTTTTACAATTACTTCAGAAACACCGAGAAGTGGTACTCCTTGCTGGTCAGTATCGAAAAGAAATTAGCTCAAATGAGAAAATTTGAATCGTATTCGTACGGCAAACCGGAACAGAGATACTTTCAACCGTACTCGTTCGAGGCGCATATCGAAGACGATCATATCCCTTTTCTAAGGAAAG ACGTGcctattttgcatataatacCGACCCCGTTTCCGCCCTTTTGGCACAAGTCTGGCGACAATCGACACAACATCGACTTGAAGACTACAGAGAACATCAACAAGATCCTCAGGATATTCGTCGCTTCTTACTTACATTTGTCGACCGTCTAA